The following coding sequences are from one Homalodisca vitripennis isolate AUS2020 chromosome 7, UT_GWSS_2.1, whole genome shotgun sequence window:
- the LOC124366805 gene encoding uncharacterized protein LOC124366805, translated as MYNLYKNHCYTLNTQPLSESMYRKVFNFEFNLHFHQPHKDTCVKCDTFKMKLAIAEDEEEKRNIERMKEIHLRKADLAREKLDAAKEESKNNSNVYSFTFDLQKALAFPNLTCSIAYYKRNMYVYNLGCHQLADSSAFMYVWNEVEGSRGSQEVASCITEHLSHNVSNDVSHVITFSDSCGGQNRNIKLALTMMQFIQQENCKIQTVDHKFMVSGHSFLPNDADFGIIEKYSKGKTIYSPRDWYDTITKLKKKKPFVVKIMNREDFNSTQALERSITRKKTNVDKHKG; from the coding sequence ATGTACAATCTGTACAAGAATCATTGCTATACTTTGAACACACAACCTCTATCAGAGTCAATGTACAGAAAAGTGTtcaattttgaattcaatttgcACTTTCATCAGCCTCACAAGGATACGTGTGTGAAATGTGACACGTTCAAAATGAAACTAGCCATagctgaagatgaagaagaaaagagaaatatTGAACGTATGAAGGAAATACATTTGAGAAAAGCAGACCTTGCAAGGGAGAAACTAGACGCAGCGAAAGAAGAATCCAAGAACAATTCCAACGTTTATTCATTTACGTTTGATCTTCAGAAGGCGTTAGCTTTTCCAAATTTGACATGTTCAATTGCATACTACAAAAGaaacatgtatgtgtacaatCTGGGCTGTCATCAGCTAGCAGATAGTTCAGCTTTCATGTATGTTTGGAATGAAGTTGAAGGTTCCCGAGGATCTCAAGAGGTTGCTTCTTGTATTACAGAGCACTTAAGTCACAATGTTTCCAATGATGTTAGTCATGTAATAACGTTCAGCGATAGCTGTGGCGGGCAAAACCGCAACATCAAGCTTGCTCTCACcatgatgcagtttattcaacAAGAGAATTGTAAAATTCAGACAGTAGATCATAAATTTATGGTCAGCGGACACTCATTTCTGCCTAATGACGCAGATTTTGGCATTATAGAAAAGTATTCTAAAGGAAAAACAATATACTCTCCTCGTGATTGGTACGATACCATAACAAAGTTAAAGAAGAAGAAGCCCTTTGTGGTTAAAATCATGAACCGAGAAGACTTTAATTCCACTCAGGCGCTCGAAAGATCAATTACTAGAAAAAAAACCAATGTAGATAAACACAAAGGTTGA